CGGCGACGATGACGACGACGACTACGGCCATCACAAGAGCGGCTGGCGCCACGGCGGCTGGGACCACGACGATGACGACAAGGGTTGGGGAGGGCACCGCAACGGCCACGGGCACGGCCACTGATTCGTTCCCTTGACAGCACGCCCTGCGCGGACCCGACACCGGTCCGCGCATCGGCGTGCCGCAGCAGCCTCAGCGCGCGTCCGACCACTCCGCCGGAGGCCGCCGCGTGCGGGCCATCCTGCGGGCCACGAACTCGCGCGGGAGGTGGCGGGCCGCCAGCGCGTACGCGCGGTAGCGGCGGCCGGTGATGCTGAGCGGGCGGCGCAGGGCGAGGTCGCGCAGGGCCCGGGCGACGACCGCCTCCGGTTCGAGCCAGACCGCGTCGCGCAGCGCGCTGACGTCCATGCCGGCCCGCTCCTGGAACTCGGTACGGGTGAAGCCGGGGACCACCGCCAGCACACGGACCCCGTACGGCTCCATGTCCACCCGGAGGGATTCGCTGAAGCCGGTGATCCAGGCCTTGGCCGCGCCGTAGGTGCCGGTGGGCAGCAGCCCCGCCACCGAGGAGACGTTGAGGACGGCCCCCCGGCGGCGTTCGCGCAGGCCCGGGAGAAGGGCGTGGGTGAGCCGGAGCGGGACCTTGACCAGCAGGTCCAGCATCCGCTCCTCGTCCTCCACCGGGCTGTACGGGAACGGCGCCGGCAGCCCGAAGCCCGCGTTGTTGACCAGGACGTCGACGGGCCGGGCCCGGTCGGCGAGCCGCTCCGCGACCGAGGCGCACTGGGCCGGGTCCAGAAGATCGGCCGGAAGGACCTCGGCCGCGGCGCCGAACTCCCGGCCCAGTTCCCCGGCGAGGGCGTCGAGGCGGTCCTTGTCCCGGGCCACGAGGACCAGGTCGCAGCCCTTCGCGGCGAAGCCGCGGGCGAAGGCCGCGCCCAGTCCGGCGCTCGCCCCCGTGATCAGTACGGTCGTCGTCAAGACGGGTTCACTTCCTCGTGGGAGCCGCGGCGGCGTATTCCTGGGCGACGTCGACGAGGAACGCTGCCTCGTCCGCCAGGTCGCCGTCCGCCTTCGTGGTCTGGATCGCGGCCGGGAGTTCCAGCGCGGCCGCCTCGCCCGCCTGCCCGGGCAGGCCGTCGAGTTTCGCCTGCCGCGCCTCCCTCAGTACGGAGGCCAGCGCGGCCGCGGTGCGGCGCTGCTCGGGGACCCCGCGTCCGGCGACCTGGCCGCGGGCCTGCTCCAGGGCGCCCGGGGCGACGTACTCCCCCAGGATCAGGATCGCGTCGCGGGTCTCGATGACCTTGCGGTAGACGAGCAGGTTGCGCGGTACGGGCGGCCACAGCAGCTCCACCACCCGGCCGGCCCGCGGCTTGTTGAGGGCGACGTGCGGGACGGCCTGCACCAGGTCGCGCCACAGGGGCCACAGCCGCCACGCGGTGGCGATGTCGGCGGCGCCGCGGCGGAAGAGGAACAGGGTCGGCACGAGGATGGCGGCCGCGCGCAGCAGGCCGTGCAGGTTCATCATCAGCGGCAGCGCGGGCATCGCCCACGTGCTGCCGAACAGCCCCTTGAGCAGGTACGCGAACCAGAACAGGCCGGCGAGCGCGGTGCCGAGCCCGAAGAGCAGCAGCCCGGCGGCCAGCCCGCGGCTCTCGGTGCGGCGGCTGTAGCGCCAGCACAGGGCCACGCAGACGGTGTTGGCGACCAGGTGCGCGGAGATCAGCACCAGCCAGTACGCGAGTGAGGGCACCGGGTCGCCGACCGGCGGCATGGTGTGGCTGCCGTGAGCGGGGGCGGCCGCGTCCAGGGCGAGGAGGGCGGCGATCCACCCCACGGTCGCCACGCAGGAGGCGAGTTGGAGCCTGCGGCCCCGGGTGGTGGCGGCCACGAAGTAGAGCACGGCGCCCGCCGACAGCACGCCGATGAAGTTGCGGGAGAGCCCGATGGCGTGGGCGTAGTCGGGGCCGCGGCGCATCGCGTACGCGACCACGTCGGGCAGGTTCAGGGTCATCGCGGCGGCCGCGGTGGCCACCGCCAGCCACAGTCCGCGCTGTTGCGGGGAGCGCAGGGCACCGGGGGCACGGAGCAGGAGGGCGATCCACAGGCACACCACGCTCGGGACGGCCAGCCAGTTGCCGAAGGCGGTCAGATCAGCTGCCATCGTTCCTCCGCTCGTACCCCATGGCCGACTCCAGCCGGGCCAGGGTGCCGCGCGGCCGGACCGTGGTCCCGTGTGCCGCGGTGTTCGCCGTGCGGATGCGGATCATGCTGGCGAGCATCTCCGCTTCCTGCTCCTGGCGGGTGGTGTAGTTGGTGCGTCCGAGGACGGTGGGGACGTGGTCGTCGTTCCCCTCCCCCTCGACCGAGTGGTGGCCGAAGAGGATGTGGCCGAGTTCGTGGAGAACGATGTGCTCCCGGTGCAGCGGGGTGGTCTGGGCCTCGTAGAAGACGTAGTCGACGTTGACGGTGCCCACCCAGAGCCCGCAGACGCCCGTCTCCGCCGCCTCCTTGGGGAGCGGGTGGAGCCGGATGGGGCGGCCCCGCTGTTCGGCTATGCGGTTGCAGAGCTCGTCGAGGGAGAACGGATGAGGCAGTTCCAGATGGCCGAGAATGTTCTCGCACCTTTTGCGCAGACTGACTTGCCGGTGGGACATGTGATCCCTCTTCGGACCCTTTCTCGGGCAGCGTCTGTAGGCGTGCGGGGGCATGGGCATGGTGTCCTGTGCCTTCAAAGCGGCCTCGGGGAACGCGGTCCTGAGGGGAATGCGGAAGCCCGTCCGCCGAAGTGACGAACGGGCGTTCCACCATGCCTACATATCTTGTACGACCATTGGCAAGACAAGTCCCCACGTGGGGTACGTATTCGGCCATTCCGTACGCATGCCCGCGCGGGGCACGGCCTAGCGCTTGCGGCGCTCCTCGGGGCCGGTGAGGCCCGCGCGGCGCAGGGCGTCCGCCATCGCGCTGTTGGCGGGGGCGGGGCCGGAGGCGCTGCCGCCGCCGCCCTGCCGCTGGCCCTGACCGCCGCCTCGCTGGCCCTGGCTCTGGCCCTGGCCCTGGCCCTGACCCTGACCCTGACCGCCGCCACGCTGGCCCTGGCCCTGGCCCTGACCGCCGCCGCGCTGCTGGGGCGGACGGCCGCCGCCGGAGCGGCGCTCCTGCCGGTCCTGCCGGTCCTGCCTCGGGGCGCCGACTGCCGCCGTCCGGTCGGCCTCGTCCTCCAGCCGCAGCGTCAGTGAGATCCGCTTGCGCGGAATGTCCACGTCCATGACCTTCACGCGGACGATGTCGCCCGGCTTGACCACGTCCCGCGGGTCCTTGACGAAGTTCTTCGACAGCGCCGAGACGTGCGCCAGTCCGTCCTGGTGGACGCCGATGTCGATGAAGGCGCCGAAGGCGGCCACGTTGGTGACCACGCCCTCCAGGATCATCCCGGGGGCCAGGTCGCCGATCTTCTCCACGCCCTCCTTGAAGGTGGCCGTCTTGAAGGCGGGGCGCGGGTCGCGGCCCGGCTTCTCCAGCTCGCGCAGGATGTCGGTGACCGTGGGCAGGCCGAAGGCCTCGGTGACGAACTGCTCCGGGCGCAGGGAACGCAGGACGGAGGTGTTGCCGATCAGGGCCGCCACCTCGCCGCCCGCGGTCTTGCCCATGGCCCGGACCACCGGGTACGCCTCGGGGTGCACGGCCGAGCCGTCCAGCGGGTCGTCCCCGCCGCGGATGCGGAGGAAGCCGGCGCACTGCTCGTACGCCTTCGGGCCGAGGCGGGCCACGTCCTTGAGGCCCTTGCGGCTGCGGAAGGGGCCGTTGGCGTCGCGGTGGGCCACGATGTTCTCGGCGAGGCCGCCGCTGATGCCCGACACGCGCGAGAGCAGCGGCGCGGAGGCGGTGTTGACGTCCACGCCGACGCCGTTCACGCAGTCCTCGACGACCGCGTCGAGGGAGCGGGAGAGCTTCACCTCGGCCAGGTCGTGCTGGTACTGGCCGACGCCGATCGACTTCGGGTCGATCTTGACGAGCTCGGCGAGCGGGTCCTGGAGGCGGCGGGCGATGGAGACCGCGCCGCGCAGGGACACGTCCATGCCGGGGAGTTCCTGCGAGGCGAAGGCGGAGGCCGAGTACACGGAGGCGCCCGCCTCCGAGACCATCACCTTGGTGAGCTTCAGCTCGGGGTGGCGGGTGATGAGGTCCCCGGCGAGCTTGTCGGTCTCGCGGGAGGCCGTGCCGTTGCCGATGGCGACGAGCTCGACGGCGTGTTCCTTCGCGAGGCGGGCCAGCTTCGCGAGGGACTCGTCCCACTTATTGGCGGGCACGTGCGGGTAGATCACGTCGGTGGCCACGACCTTGCCGGTGGCGTCGACGACGGCGACCTTCACACCGGTGCGGAAGCCCGGGTCGAGACCGAGGGTGGCGCGGGTGCCGGCGGGGGCCGCGAGCAGCAGGTCGCGCAGGTTCGACGCGAAGACCCGTACGGCCTCGTCCTCGGCGGCGGCGCGCAGCCGGGTCCGCAGGTCGATCCCGAGGTGCACCTGGATCTTCGTACGCCAGGCCCAACGGACGGTGTCGGCCAGCCACTTGTCACCCGGGCGGGCGCGGTCGGCGACGCCGAAGCGGCGGGCGATCATGCCCTCGTACGTGGACGGCCCCGGGGTCTCACCCGGTTCCTCCGGCTCCAGCTCCAGGCTGAGGACGTCCTCCTTCTCGCCGCGCAGCATGGCGAGGACTCGGTGGGAGGGCAGTGCGGTGAACGGCTCGGTGAAGTCGAAGTAGTCGGCGAACTTGGCGCCCGCCTCCTCCTTGCCCTCGCGGACCTTCGCCGCGAGCCGGCCGCGGCCCCACATGCGCTCGCGCAGTTCGCCGATGAGGTCGGCGTCCTCGGCGAACTTCTCGGTGAGGATGGCGCGGGCGCCCTCCAGGGCGGCGGCCGGGTCGGCGACGCCCTTGTCGGCGTCGACGAACGCGGCCGCGGCGGCGGCCGGTTCCACCGACGGGTCGGCCAGCAGGCCGTCGGCGAGCGGCTCCAGACCGGCCTCGCGGGCGATCTGCGCCTTGGTGCGCCGCTTGGGCTTGAAGGGCAGGTAGATGTCCTCCAGCCGGGCCTTGGTGTCGGCCGCGTTGATCCGCGCCTCCAGCTCGGCGTCGAGCTTGCCCTGCTCCCGTACGGAGTCCAGGATCGCCGAGCGCCGGTCCTCCAGCTCGCGCAGATACCGCAGCCGCTCCTCGAGGGTGCGCAGCTGGGCGTCGTCGAGCATCTCGGTCGCTTCCTTGCGGTAGCGCGCGATGAACGGCACGGTGGAGCCGCCGTCGAGCAGCTCGACCGCGGCCTTGACCTGCCGCTCCCGTACGCCGAGCTCCTCGGCGATCCTGCCTTCGATGGACGTCGTCACGATCGGGTCCCGCCTGCCTTCGTTTGCACTGGAAGGCTGCCAATTGTGGCAGGTGGCGGTGACGGACGGCGGGAGCCCTGCCCGTCAGCCCCGAAGGTCCCGGGGGAAGGCGCCGGCCGCCATGGCCTTGTACACGATGGCGCCGCCGAGTTCGGCGAGGCGGGCCAGGCCGGCCGCGCCGAGGTGCTCGTACGGGGCGGCGTCGAGGCGGTCGGTCTCGGTCTCCAGCCGCTCGCGCAGGGCGGCGCCCTGTTCGGTGAGGGCGCCGTCGGCGTCGAGCACGCCGCGGGAGCGCAGCCGGTCGGCGGCGGCGTCCAGGTCGGTCTGCTCCCAGCCGCGGATGCGCTTGAGCCACTTGGGGCTCATGCCCTTGCCGGTGGCGGTGTGGCTGACCAGGGCCTCCAGCGGGTCGAGGTCCGCGAGGAGGAGGGCGGCGAGGTGGCCGTCGCCGCGGTGCTCGCGCAGCAGGGTGGTGGCGTGCCAGAGCCGCAGGTGCGGCTGCTCGGGGACCGGGAGGTCGGCGTGGGCGGCGTAGAGGACACGGCCGTGCCGGGTGCAGCCCTCGGTGGCGCGTATCGCCAGGTCG
This genomic window from Streptomyces sp. NBC_01351 contains:
- a CDS encoding SCO6745 family protein, which encodes MTLPPLAARHCWHAAINPLHSTIYFSPDTAKEFADLGITDHVAVNLAHRSAAMGAVGPGAVTAAFYNYRHDLVARHLPAVWDVATPEQVLAARLRTADATLRRLLGAETIESPELAEAADLAIRATEGCTRHGRVLYAAHADLPVPEQPHLRLWHATTLLREHRGDGHLAALLLADLDPLEALVSHTATGKGMSPKWLKRIRGWEQTDLDAAADRLRSRGVLDADGALTEQGAALRERLETETDRLDAAPYEHLGAAGLARLAELGGAIVYKAMAAGAFPRDLRG
- a CDS encoding SDR family NAD(P)-dependent oxidoreductase → MTTTVLITGASAGLGAAFARGFAAKGCDLVLVARDKDRLDALAGELGREFGAAAEVLPADLLDPAQCASVAERLADRARPVDVLVNNAGFGLPAPFPYSPVEDEERMLDLLVKVPLRLTHALLPGLRERRRGAVLNVSSVAGLLPTGTYGAAKAWITGFSESLRVDMEPYGVRVLAVVPGFTRTEFQERAGMDVSALRDAVWLEPEAVVARALRDLALRRPLSITGRRYRAYALAARHLPREFVARRMARTRRPPAEWSDAR
- a CDS encoding Tex family protein, which codes for MTTSIEGRIAEELGVRERQVKAAVELLDGGSTVPFIARYRKEATEMLDDAQLRTLEERLRYLRELEDRRSAILDSVREQGKLDAELEARINAADTKARLEDIYLPFKPKRRTKAQIAREAGLEPLADGLLADPSVEPAAAAAAFVDADKGVADPAAALEGARAILTEKFAEDADLIGELRERMWGRGRLAAKVREGKEEAGAKFADYFDFTEPFTALPSHRVLAMLRGEKEDVLSLELEPEEPGETPGPSTYEGMIARRFGVADRARPGDKWLADTVRWAWRTKIQVHLGIDLRTRLRAAAEDEAVRVFASNLRDLLLAAPAGTRATLGLDPGFRTGVKVAVVDATGKVVATDVIYPHVPANKWDESLAKLARLAKEHAVELVAIGNGTASRETDKLAGDLITRHPELKLTKVMVSEAGASVYSASAFASQELPGMDVSLRGAVSIARRLQDPLAELVKIDPKSIGVGQYQHDLAEVKLSRSLDAVVEDCVNGVGVDVNTASAPLLSRVSGISGGLAENIVAHRDANGPFRSRKGLKDVARLGPKAYEQCAGFLRIRGGDDPLDGSAVHPEAYPVVRAMGKTAGGEVAALIGNTSVLRSLRPEQFVTEAFGLPTVTDILRELEKPGRDPRPAFKTATFKEGVEKIGDLAPGMILEGVVTNVAAFGAFIDIGVHQDGLAHVSALSKNFVKDPRDVVKPGDIVRVKVMDVDIPRKRISLTLRLEDEADRTAAVGAPRQDRQDRQERRSGGGRPPQQRGGGQGQGQGQRGGGQGQGQGQGQGQSQGQRGGGQGQRQGGGGSASGPAPANSAMADALRRAGLTGPEERRKR
- a CDS encoding MAB_1171c family putative transporter, with the translated sequence MAADLTAFGNWLAVPSVVCLWIALLLRAPGALRSPQQRGLWLAVATAAAAMTLNLPDVVAYAMRRGPDYAHAIGLSRNFIGVLSAGAVLYFVAATTRGRRLQLASCVATVGWIAALLALDAAAPAHGSHTMPPVGDPVPSLAYWLVLISAHLVANTVCVALCWRYSRRTESRGLAAGLLLFGLGTALAGLFWFAYLLKGLFGSTWAMPALPLMMNLHGLLRAAAILVPTLFLFRRGAADIATAWRLWPLWRDLVQAVPHVALNKPRAGRVVELLWPPVPRNLLVYRKVIETRDAILILGEYVAPGALEQARGQVAGRGVPEQRRTAAALASVLREARQAKLDGLPGQAGEAAALELPAAIQTTKADGDLADEAAFLVDVAQEYAAAAPTRK